The nucleotide sequence GCGGGCCGACTGGAACAACACCATACTGATCAAGGAGGACGCCGGGCCCGCCGTGGCGCGGCTGAAAGAGCAGTCCGGCAAGGACCTGTTCGTCTTCGGCAGCGCGGACCTCTGCGACACGCTGATCCGCCACGGCCTCTTTGACGAGTACCGCATCGGCCTCGTGCCTGTCACGCTGGGAGAGGGAAATCCTCTCTTCAAGACGGGCTCCAACCCGCTGAGGCTCCAGCTCCTGGAGCAGCGACCCCTCGGCGGGCGCTGCCTCCTGCTGCGATACCAGCCGCTTGCGGAGACTTCCTCCGACGGCTGAGCGGACCAACTTACGTCGCCTGGCCGGTCGGGCAGGCAGCCTCCGGGAATCTCCCGTGCTCGGCCACCTTTTGGCTGAACGTACCACCATGGGGCCCGGGCACGTCGCCATGCGGCTGCGCGCAGCGAAATCGAGTCAACCCGACCGGCCGCGTATCGCGGCTGTGCCAGCCTCCTCGATCTCCCTGATGACCCGGCAGGGATTCCCCGCGGCGAACACGCCTTCGGGCACGTCCCGGGTCACTACGCTGCCGGCGCCGATCACCGCGCGCGAGCCGATGCGGATGCCCGGCAGGATGATGGCGCCGCCCCCGACCCATACGTCCTCGCCGATCTCGATCGGCTTGCCGAACTCCTTTCCGCGGCGGGCCTGTGGATCGAGGGGGTGCATGGGGGTGAGGATCTGCACACCGGGGCCGAAGAGGGTGTAGCTGCCGATCCGCACCGGACACACGTCGAGCACGATGCAGTTGAAGTTGAAGAAGACCCGCTCTCCCAGCTCGATGTTCGATCCGTAGTCGCAGTAGAAGGGCGGCTGCATCCACACCGTGTCGCCGCCGGCCCCGAAGAGCTCACGGAGCAGACGGCGACGCTCTTCCTCCTCGCTCTCGCGCGTGTTGTTCAGCGCCTGGCAGAGATCCCGCGCCCGCATCCGCGCCGCAACCAGCTCCGGATCCATAGGATCGTACAGCTCTCCCGCCAGCATCTTCTCGCGTTCAGTCGGCATCGGCTGGTCATCCGGTTCATGATTTCAGGGGCGGAACGCCCGGGACGCGCAAGTTCGAAACCGCTCACCCCTCCCTCCCGATCGTCCGGGCGCTCCCCGCTCGTAGCCCGGCGCTCACCTTGGCCACCCAGACCAATACCAGGAACAGCATCGGGATCAGCCACCTGGCGGTCAGGTCGAAGAGGAAGCCGGCGATCACCGGTCCGACCGCCGCGATGGCGTAGCCGATCGATTGGGCCATGCCGGAGAGCCGCGTGGTGGTCTCCGTGTCGGGTGAGCGGAGCACCAGGAAGAGCAGCGCCAGCCCGAAGGTGCCGCCCAGAGCCACGCCGATGATGGCCACCCACACCACAGTGAGCGGGGATACCGCATCGTAGATCAGCCCTGTCAGCGCGACGCCCTCCAAAACGCCGAGCAGCCAGACCATGCCGCGCTGGTCACGCAGCCGGCCGGCGGCGACCGGGACCAGCGCCGAGCCCGCTATGCCGGTGGCCTGCGAGAGAGCGAGCATGAAGCCCGCGGTCGCCGGCGTCATCCCGCCGTCCTGCAGCAGGTCGGGGAGCCAGGCGAGCAGCACGTAGAAGGTCATCGACTGCAGCCCCATGAAGGCCGCGACCTCCCACGCCAGGCGCGACCGCCAGATCGAATCCCTCCCGCCCGAGATGGTACGACCCGCCTCCTTCGGCTCTGGGCTTGCCTTGAGTTGGGGGAGCCACACGCTCAGGGCGAGTACGGCGGGCAGCGCCCAAGCGGCCAGCACGCCCCGCCAACCGATGCGCACGCTCAGCGGGAAGCTGATCGCCGCGGCGATGGTGGCGCCCACCGCCATGACGCTGGAGTACATGCTGGTCATGAAGCCTGACCGGTGGGCGAAATCCCGCTTGACCAGAGCAGGGAGGAGGACGTTGCCGAGGGCGATGCCGATCCCCAGCAGTGCGGTGCCGCCGAAGAGAAGGGCCGGCGATCCGAAGGCGCGCGCCAGGCCGCCGGTGGCGATCAGCCCCAGGGAAACCGCGAGCGCGCCGCCGAACCCGAGTTGGGCGGTGACTGCGGGTGCGAGATTGGACACGAACGCGAAGGCGAGCAGCGGCAGCGTGGTCAGCAGGCCGAGCGCGGCGTGCGAGACCCCGGTCTCCGCCTGGATCTGGTCCACCAGAGGCCCCACGCTCGCCAGGGTCGGGCGGAGGTTGAAGGCAATGAAGAGGATACCGGCCGTGAGCAGGGGCCGGCGATAGCCCGCGCGTCGTTCCCGCACCCGGGTGTCTGCCCCTGTCATCGGTCGCCGCCAGAGGCCCGGGTCTCTGCTCTCGCCCCCGCTCTCACGGCCTTCGTCTGCGACGATCTGCGATGGCTGTCGAAATCGTCTACCCTCATCCGACGCCCTGCTGGAGTCGCACAGGATGCGGCGCTAAGCACGCCGCGACAGCGGTGAAACCTCACACCTTCACGGGGAGACAGCAATGCGCGTCATGGTACTGATCAAGGCGACGGCGGAGTCCGAGGCGGGCGTGATGCCGGAGGAGCGCCTGCTCCGCGAGATGGGAGACTTCAACGAGCAGCTGGTGAGGGCGGGGATCATGCTTGCGGGCGAGGGGCTCAAGCCCAGCTCCGAGGGCAAGCGGGTTCACTTCTCCGGCGATAAGCGGACGGTGATCGACGGGCCCTTCGCCGAGACCAAGGAGCTGATCGCCGGCTTCTGGCTGTGGCAGGTCAGCTCGATCGAAGAGGCCGTGGAGTGGGTGAAGCGGATTCCCAACCCGACCGGGGAAGAGTCGATCGTAGAGATCCGTCCGGTGTTCGAGACCGAGGATTTCGCGGAGGTCGATCCGACCGGGGAGGTGCGGGCCCAGGAGCAGCGCCTGCGGGCGGAGATGGAGGGGCGATAGGCGGGGGCTGGCGATCAGCCGTTGTCCGCTATTGGTTATCCGCTATCCGTTATCCGTTGTCCGTTGTTCTTGTGTGGCCCGGGCGGCCCGGACTCAGCCTGTCGGGACCGCCGAGGTCGATCGCGGGGTGCCTCCATCGCTAGTTACCGAAGGAGGCACCACTGCAGACATCCGTTCCTTACTGTTAACGGATAACGGATAACGGATAACCTTCCTTCAAATCCCGTCGATAATCCCGTTCAGCGTCGCGCTCGGCCGCATCGCCGCGGCGGTCAGCTGCGGATCGGGCAGGTAATAGCCCCCGATGTTCTGCGGGGAGCCCTGCGCCCCGATCAGGTCGGCCACGATCTTCCGCTCGTTCTCCGCCAGAGCTTCCGCCACGGGCCGGAACTTCTCCGCCAGCGCCGGATCGTCGGTCTGGGCGGCCAGCGCCTGCGCCCAGTACATGGTCAGGTAGAAGGTGCTGCCGCGGTTGTCGATCTGGCCGAGCTTGCGCGCGGGCTCCTTGCCTTCCTTCAGATAGCGCGCGGTCGCGTCGTCGAGGGTCTCGGCCAGCACGTGGGCGCCCGCGTTGTCGAAGCGCTCGCTCAGGTGCTGCAACGAGGCGGCCAGCGCCATGTACTCGCCGAGCGAATCCCAGCGCAGGTACCCCTCCTCGAGGAACTGCTGCACGTGCTTCGGCGCGGAGCCACCCGCGCCGGTCTCGAAGAGGCCGCCGCCGGCGAGCAGCGGAACGATCGAGAGCATGCGCGCGCTGGTCCCGATCTCGAGAATGGGGAAGAGATCGGTCAGGTAATCGCGGAGCACGTTGCCCGTCACCGAGATCGTGTCTTCGCCGCGACGGATCCGCTCCAGCGAGAACTTCATCGCCTCCGCCGGCGCCATGATCTCGATCTGTAGCCCCTCCAGATCGTGCTCCTTCAGGTACTCCTCCACCTTGCGGATCAGCTCGGCATCGTGGGCGCGGTCGCGGTCGAGCCAGAAGACCGCCGGGACGCCGGTGGCCCGGGCGCGGTTGACGGCCAGCTTCACCCAGTCGCGCACCGCCACGTCCTTGGTCTGGCAGGCGCGCCAGATGTCCCCCGCTTCGACCTCCGTCTCGGACAGGACGTTCCCGGCGGCGTCGACCACGCGCACCACGCCGTCGCTCGGGATCTCGAAGGTCTTATCGTGCGAGCCGTACTCCTCCGCCTTCTGCGCCATCAGCCCCACGTTCGACACGCTCCCCATGGTGGCGGGATCGAACTGCCCGTTCGCCTTGCAATCCTCGATCATCGCCTGGTAGATGGGGGCGTAGCTCGAATCGGGGATCACCGCCTTGGTGTCCTGCAGCTCTCCCGCCGCGTTCCACATCTTCCCGCCGTCGCGGATCATCGGCGGCATGGAGGCGTCGATGATGATGTCGCTGGGGACGTGCAGGTTGGTGATCCCCTTGTCGGAGTTCACCATGGCGAGCGCCGGTCCGCGTTCGTACACCGCGCGGATGTCCGCCTCCACCTCCGCGCGCTCGTTCTCCGGGAGAGCGGCGATCTTGCGGACGACGTCTCCGAAGCCGTCGTTCGGGTTCACCCCGAGGCGGCGGAAGCGCTCCGCGTGTTTTTCGAACACGTCTCGGAAGTACACGCGCACTGCGTGACCGAAGATGATGGGGTCGGAAACCTTCATCATCGTGGCCTTCAGGTGCAGGGAGAAGAGGATCCCCTGTGCGCGAGCCTCTTCCACCTGACGCTCGAGGAACTCGACGAGCCGCCTGCGGCTCATGAAGGTGGTGTCCAGGACCTCGCCCGCCTCCAGGGGGAGCGATTCGCGCAGCACGGTGACTGTTCCGTCCCGGGACACGTGCTCGATCCGCACCGTGGTCGGCTCGCGGAGGGTGATCGACCGTTCGTTGTGGCGGAAGTCTCCCGCATCCATGGTGGCGACGTGGGTCTTCGACTCGGGAGACCACGGCTTCATGCGCGGGGGATTGCTGCGCGCGAATTCCTTTACCGAGCGCGGCGCGCGGCGGTCGGAGTTCCCCTCGCGCAGGACCGGGTTCACGGCGCTTCCCTTGACCCGGTCGTAGCGCGCCCGTATCTCCTTCTCCTGGTCCGTGGAGGGCTCGTCCGGATAGTCGGGCAGGTCGTAGCCCTTCCCGCGCAGCTCCTCGATGCAGGCACGAAGCTGCGGAATCGAGGCGCTGATGTTGGGAAGCTTGATGATGTTCGCTTCCGGCGTCTTCACCAGGCGCCCGAGCTCCGCCAGGTCGTCGGAGACACGCTGATGCTCGGGAAGGAGGTCGGAAAAGGCGGCGAGCACTCGGCCGGCCAGGGAGATGTCCCGGGTCTCCACGGGCACGCCGGTTGCACCGGCGAAGGCGCGCACTGTGGGGAGGAAGGCGTGGGTGGCAAGGGCCGGTGCCTCGTCCGTCCAGGTATAGATGATCGGGGGCGACTTCGTCATTGAGACTCGCTCTCGTCGGGCAGAAGTGAACGCATAACGCTAGCTGTCGGCGGTAAGGGTACTACAAGAAGGCCGCTTGAGAAACCGGCGGGGGGTCCGGGAAGCAAAAATGTGACCCGCAACCCGCCGTGGTCGTCTAAAGGTCAGCGGTGTGCTAGCCGTTATTCTCGAACCCCGTGGTCCGAAATCGGCCAAGCCATTGTGGCTACGGAAATTGGCAACGATGAACACACTCGACGACCGACTGCACGACGCCCTGGACGGCGACCTGCCGCCGGAGGCACTGACTATAGAGGAACGGGAGCAGCTGCAACTGCTCTCGGCTCGCTTGAAGGAGATCACGAACGCCGTTCGCTCCGTCCCGTCGCCGGACCTGACCGCTCGGGTCATGGCGGCGCTCCCGGATGCGGAGGGGGCTGTGGCGCCAGAGCCGGCGCGGCCCGGGCTCCTCGCCCGGCTGGTGCGCTGGTTATGGGCTCCGGTCTCGATCCCCATCCGACCGGCGTACGCGCTGGGCGCCGTAATGCTCGCCCTGCTGGCGGTGCCCGTCCGGGAGGCAATCGGCCCGACCACTCCTTCGTCGCCTCGGGTCGCGGCAAACGAGGAGGGGCCGCGGCTGTACGTGCAGTTCAGGCTGGAGGTGCCGGGGGCCACGCGCGTCGCGGTGGCCGGAAGCTTCACCGGATGGCAGCCCCAGTACGAGCTCCAGGAGGTTTCGCCCGGGGTCTGGTCAGCGCTGGTTCCTCTGCGGCCGGGCGTGCATGATTACACTTTCGTGATCGACGGAACGCGGATGGTGACGGATCCGTACGCCCCGCGTGTCGCCGACAGCTTTGGCGGCAGCAATAGTCGATTGTTCCTCCCCGCTCCCGACGGTAGGGCGTGAAGCGGTTGCCATTCCTGGCGGGCGGATGGATCCTCCTGGTTCTGAGGTCGTTCGCGGCTGGGGAGGCGGAGGGGCAGGGGTGGATCGTGGACGCCTCGGCGGGAGCCGCCGAGTACGATGCGCTGCCCGAGGAGGTCGGTAGCGTCAACGCCATCGTAGGCGTGCAGCGGGATGGACCGGTGTGGATGTCGGTGGCGGGAGGTGTCCCGCTCGATTCGACCGCCATTCCCTGGGCGGCGGGAGCGGTGGGAAGCAAATTATCCCGCTGGCTGGGCAACTGGGAGATGGGTGTGGAAGCCTCGGTGTTGGGCTTCGGCTACCGCGTCTCCGAGCTCGGCTCGACCGGGGTGGGCGCTACCCTATCGGGGTTGCCGTTCGTGGCGTACTCGCTCGGACCCGCCCGGGTGGAGGCGCGGTCGGGCGTGTCCCACTACACCTGGGCGTTCGACGACAGCAGCGCCTCGCGCACGCTCTACGACAGCTCGCTGCGAGGTGCCTTGTCGGTCAACCCCTCTCTGGGTCTCGTTGCGGAAGGGAGGCTGGTTTCCGCGGCCGAGGGAGTGTATCCCTATGCGAGCGCCGGCGTGCAGTTCAACGGCGAGCGGGGTAGGGCATGGCTGAGCGCCGGGCGGTGGATGGCCGAGAACCTGGATCAGGGGGGCTGGTCGATCGGCGGGCAGGTGAATCTGTCGCCGCGGGTGGCCGCACACGCCTCCTTCGCCCGCGAGGCTGACGATCCGCTATATTGGAACGGGCCGCGCACGATCTGGCGGATCGGGATGAGCCGCCGGCTGGGTAGCCGGAACCTCGCCCCGAGCGCGCTGCCTCCTCCCGAAGACTTCCAGACGACGGAAGGGAGTGTCGTCCTGCGGGTGGAAGCGGACGAGGTCGATCTCGACAAGGACGGCGGGGCCCTGGCAGTTGCCGGCGACTTCACCAGTTGGAAGCCGGTTCCGATGACCTTCCGGGACGGAGCGTGGGAGCTCAGCGTCCACCTTCCGCCTGGCATCTATCACTATGCTTTCCAGCTCCCCGACGGGAGCTGGTTCCTCCCCGAGTCGATCCGGAATCGGGTCGACGATGGCTTTGGCGGTGTCAACGGAGTTCTGGTCGTCGTCCAGTCCTGAAGTGCCACCGGAATCGGGGCCTGAAGACACGGACGCAGAACTCGTAGCTCGCGTTCTTGCGGGTGAACGTGAGTGCTACGCCGAGCTCGTCCGCCGCTACCAGGACAGGTTTTTCCGGCACGCGCTGGGAATGCTCGGCACCGCCGACGCCGCAGCGGATCTCACGCAGGACTGTCTGATCCGCGCCTACACACGGCTCTCGACCTGTGCCGATCCCGCCCGCTTTGGAGCCTGGGCCTTTCGCATCCTGCGAAACGGCTGCCTCGACTATCTAAAGGATCGCCGTCGGAATGCCGTTCCTATAGAAGACGAGCTCGTCGTCGGCATCTCCGAGGAGGATCCGATGCTCTCACTCGAGCAGGCCGAGATCCGCGGCGCCGTCTTCCGAGCCCTGGAAGCGATTCCTCCGGCGCAGCGCGAAGCCTTCCTCATGAAGCACGTGGAGGAAGCTTCCTACGAAGAGATGGCGGAGCGGTTGGGTGCCTCCATCAGTGCCCTGAAGATGCGGGTCAAGCGAGCCCGCGAAGCCCTGCAGGTACTCCTCGCCAGCGAGCTCAAGTCCGATTTGTGACCCGAGCCGCGACAAAATCGTCATAAAGTCGTAGCGGCTCTCCGCCGCAGAACCGCAGATGTCAACTCGCTTCCGCTCATATCGAGCGTCGCGTGGGATGATCCGAATTATCATTCTTTTTGCGATGCTGGCGCCCGCGACCTCCCCGCGCGTCGCTTTCTCCCAGGACCCTGAGGCGCGCATCGAAGCCGCTCGCCGCGCCGTTGCGGAAGCGGGTATCCCCACCACCCTCATCGACACGCGGGTGGCGGAGGGCAAAGCCAAAGGAATTCCGATGGAGCGGATCGCCGCGGTGGTCGAGCGGCGTGCCCAGTTACTCGCCAGCGCGCAGGAGGCGATGGCGGGTGTCCCGGGGCTCACTGCCGCGGATCTCGCCGCCGGAGCGGATGCCCTCGAGGCGGGGATCGACCGCGGCTCGCTGCGGGCGGTGATCCAGGGAGCGCGGGCGCAAGATCGGCCAGTGGCGATTGCGGTCCTCACCTATCTGCACCGCGAAGGAGGACTCCCCGTCGGCCTGGCTCTACAACGTGTCCGCACGGCTATGGGGGAGGGGCCGGACGCCTTGCGAACCCTCCCGGGACGCGCGGCTGCAGCCGCCGCGCGCGGCGGACCGCCACCGTGGGCCGGTCCGGGCGTCGGAGGGGAGGCAGCCGGGAAGGCGGGCGCACCGCCGGCGGCCGTGCCGGCACCCGGAGAGCGGCCCGGGCATGGGAGGCCGGAACGATCGGGCCGAGGGATTTCCGGTGGGAATTCCCCCGGCCCTGGTCATTCCGGAACGCCTCCGGGCAAGGGCGGGACGCCTCCCGGACAGGACGGCACGCCTCCCGGGCAGGGCGGCTCAAACGGACAGGGCGGCTCATCCGGACAGGCAGGTGGGGGATCCACTTCGGGGGGCCCGAGCTTGAATTGATCCGCATAGGGACTCCCGTGGCGGTGAGGTCGATTCGATCCCGAATCGGCCTTTTTTGCTGCCGTCGGGACGGCTTGCTCACGGGCGCAAATACTCTGTATGGTTTTACCGCCGTGTGACCGATACTGCTCTCCAGGCGTCACTTAGATGGAAGGAAGGACCGTGCTTCCCGGCAGGAAGCAATCAGAATCCCACCACTACCGTGAAGCAAATTTTCCTCAGAAGTCTTTCGCTCGTGGCCCTGCCGCTCCTGCTGGCGGCCTGCAACAGCCAGAGCACCGGGCCGGTTGCGGAAGGGGATGCGCGACTCTCGCTACTCCTCACCGACGCACCTGGCGACCTGCGAGCCGCCGTGGTGACGATCAGCGACATCTACCTGCAGGGGGGAGACGCCACCGGCCGCATCTACCTGCGCCAAGACGACCCGGTCACCACCGACCTGCTGTCGCTCGCGAACGACGTGGTCGAGCTGGTCGACGACCACGAGATTCCGGCGGGGCGGTATTCGCAGCTGCGCTTCGTGATCAGCGGGGCGTACATCGAGCTGGAAGACTCTGACGGGGGAACGACGGTCTACGCGACCTCTCCCGACTATGAGGGCCTGCCGGCGGGCGTCGAGGTGGACGGGGAGCTGCAGTGTCCAAGCTGCGCGCAGAGCGGGTTCAAGGTTCTGCTCGGTCCGGTCAACGGCGACCATACCGGGGGAGATGCGGAGGAGGTAGACGACGTCGAGGTGGTCCTGGAGGGCGAAGAGACGCTGCTCGTCGACTTCGACGTCTCGCGGAGCTTCGGGCACGAGGCGGGCAATTCCGGCAAGTGGGTGATGAGGCCGACGCTCAAGGCCACGCGGTTGGTCACGGCGGCCGAGGTAGTCGTGAACCTGGGCCTGGATGATCCGGAGCTGCCGCTTCCCGAGCTCGAGGGCGCGCCGCTGGGTCTGACAAGTTTCACGGCGACGCTCACGCCGGCTGGCGGCGGCGATCCCCGGACGGCCGAGCTCACCGACGCGGATGGGGATGGCGTGTACGAGGCGCGGTTCGGCTATCTGTTCCCCGGCGAGTACTCCGTCGGCCTGGTCGGGCCGGAGGGAATCGCCTTCCTCACCAACGCCACGCTGCCGGTTGCGGTAGAGGTTTCCGAGGGTGGTGAAGCCACCGTGGACCTGCGGCTCACCGAGATCACCCTGGGGGAATAGAACGTCCCCACCGCTGGTTGCGTTGGTAGAGGAGCGGGAGGCGGGCCAGGGGGCCGCCTCCCGCTCGTTCGTGTTTCCCTGATGGGGGGCGTGTCTCCCATGGCCCCAGCCGCGAAGCCTGCGACATGGACGCGCGCCGGTGCCCGCGGTTATTCTGCGGGGAAGGGAAAAACGGCGTTCAGGGTGATCGCCCAACGGCAACCGTGGCTTCGATCGCATGACATCCGTGCAGGAAGGAGGTGCTGCACCCCGAGCGGTGGTGCTTCTCAGCGGCGGCCTGGACTCGGCCACCGCCCTGGCGATTGCCCGAGCAGACGGATATCAGCCGTACGCGCTGAGCGTGCGCTATGGCCAGCGTCACGGCGTCGAGCTGGCAGCGGCCCGCCGTGTGGCCGAGGCGATCGGAGTGGCCCGGCATGCCATCGTCGACGTGGACCTGCGCGGGTTCGGCGGCTCGGCGCTCACCAGCGACCTCGCGGTGCCGAAGGGGGCGGATGCGGAGGGCGGGGAAGGGGAGATTCCCATCA is from Longimicrobiaceae bacterium and encodes:
- a CDS encoding YciI family protein, with the translated sequence MRVMVLIKATAESEAGVMPEERLLREMGDFNEQLVRAGIMLAGEGLKPSSEGKRVHFSGDKRTVIDGPFAETKELIAGFWLWQVSSIEEAVEWVKRIPNPTGEESIVEIRPVFETEDFAEVDPTGEVRAQEQRLRAEMEGR
- a CDS encoding dihydrofolate reductase family protein; the encoded protein is MSRLIMWNLITLDGMFEGPTPWDISFLEYAWSEELRQFSLEQAEQVGALVFGRRTYEGMAAHWTQATDEIADFMNSVPKFVFSRTLERADWNNTILIKEDAGPAVARLKEQSGKDLFVFGSADLCDTLIRHGLFDEYRIGLVPVTLGEGNPLFKTGSNPLRLQLLEQRPLGGRCLLLRYQPLAETSSDG
- a CDS encoding RNA polymerase sigma factor; amino-acid sequence: MALAVSTEFWSSSSPEVPPESGPEDTDAELVARVLAGERECYAELVRRYQDRFFRHALGMLGTADAAADLTQDCLIRAYTRLSTCADPARFGAWAFRILRNGCLDYLKDRRRNAVPIEDELVVGISEEDPMLSLEQAEIRGAVFRALEAIPPAQREAFLMKHVEEASYEEMAERLGASISALKMRVKRAREALQVLLASELKSDL
- a CDS encoding NADP-dependent isocitrate dehydrogenase, with protein sequence MTKSPPIIYTWTDEAPALATHAFLPTVRAFAGATGVPVETRDISLAGRVLAAFSDLLPEHQRVSDDLAELGRLVKTPEANIIKLPNISASIPQLRACIEELRGKGYDLPDYPDEPSTDQEKEIRARYDRVKGSAVNPVLREGNSDRRAPRSVKEFARSNPPRMKPWSPESKTHVATMDAGDFRHNERSITLREPTTVRIEHVSRDGTVTVLRESLPLEAGEVLDTTFMSRRRLVEFLERQVEEARAQGILFSLHLKATMMKVSDPIIFGHAVRVYFRDVFEKHAERFRRLGVNPNDGFGDVVRKIAALPENERAEVEADIRAVYERGPALAMVNSDKGITNLHVPSDIIIDASMPPMIRDGGKMWNAAGELQDTKAVIPDSSYAPIYQAMIEDCKANGQFDPATMGSVSNVGLMAQKAEEYGSHDKTFEIPSDGVVRVVDAAGNVLSETEVEAGDIWRACQTKDVAVRDWVKLAVNRARATGVPAVFWLDRDRAHDAELIRKVEEYLKEHDLEGLQIEIMAPAEAMKFSLERIRRGEDTISVTGNVLRDYLTDLFPILEIGTSARMLSIVPLLAGGGLFETGAGGSAPKHVQQFLEEGYLRWDSLGEYMALAASLQHLSERFDNAGAHVLAETLDDATARYLKEGKEPARKLGQIDNRGSTFYLTMYWAQALAAQTDDPALAEKFRPVAEALAENERKIVADLIGAQGSPQNIGGYYLPDPQLTAAAMRPSATLNGIIDGI
- a CDS encoding DUF4382 domain-containing protein; the encoded protein is MKQIFLRSLSLVALPLLLAACNSQSTGPVAEGDARLSLLLTDAPGDLRAAVVTISDIYLQGGDATGRIYLRQDDPVTTDLLSLANDVVELVDDHEIPAGRYSQLRFVISGAYIELEDSDGGTTVYATSPDYEGLPAGVEVDGELQCPSCAQSGFKVLLGPVNGDHTGGDAEEVDDVEVVLEGEETLLVDFDVSRSFGHEAGNSGKWVMRPTLKATRLVTAAEVVVNLGLDDPELPLPELEGAPLGLTSFTATLTPAGGGDPRTAELTDADGDGVYEARFGYLFPGEYSVGLVGPEGIAFLTNATLPVAVEVSEGGEATVDLRLTEITLGE
- a CDS encoding MFS transporter gives rise to the protein MTGADTRVRERRAGYRRPLLTAGILFIAFNLRPTLASVGPLVDQIQAETGVSHAALGLLTTLPLLAFAFVSNLAPAVTAQLGFGGALAVSLGLIATGGLARAFGSPALLFGGTALLGIGIALGNVLLPALVKRDFAHRSGFMTSMYSSVMAVGATIAAAISFPLSVRIGWRGVLAAWALPAVLALSVWLPQLKASPEPKEAGRTISGGRDSIWRSRLAWEVAAFMGLQSMTFYVLLAWLPDLLQDGGMTPATAGFMLALSQATGIAGSALVPVAAGRLRDQRGMVWLLGVLEGVALTGLIYDAVSPLTVVWVAIIGVALGGTFGLALLFLVLRSPDTETTTRLSGMAQSIGYAIAAVGPVIAGFLFDLTARWLIPMLFLVLVWVAKVSAGLRAGSARTIGREG
- a CDS encoding glycogen-binding domain-containing protein, yielding MKRLPFLAGGWILLVLRSFAAGEAEGQGWIVDASAGAAEYDALPEEVGSVNAIVGVQRDGPVWMSVAGGVPLDSTAIPWAAGAVGSKLSRWLGNWEMGVEASVLGFGYRVSELGSTGVGATLSGLPFVAYSLGPARVEARSGVSHYTWAFDDSSASRTLYDSSLRGALSVNPSLGLVAEGRLVSAAEGVYPYASAGVQFNGERGRAWLSAGRWMAENLDQGGWSIGGQVNLSPRVAAHASFAREADDPLYWNGPRTIWRIGMSRRLGSRNLAPSALPPPEDFQTTEGSVVLRVEADEVDLDKDGGALAVAGDFTSWKPVPMTFRDGAWELSVHLPPGIYHYAFQLPDGSWFLPESIRNRVDDGFGGVNGVLVVVQS